A single genomic interval of Littorina saxatilis isolate snail1 linkage group LG17, US_GU_Lsax_2.0, whole genome shotgun sequence harbors:
- the LOC138953702 gene encoding uncharacterized protein gives MADTRGAGNLWNNNRVVPYQFEPPAQEHERNVEENNHFADNNGVYRLGNTDWCESSECGNCVVMKKVEECNCCTESTKIMEKLNSRRPLKNPDSILPVPRGAWHFPGYS, from the exons ATGGCGGACACTCGTGGTGCAGGCAACTTGTGGAACAACAATCGCGTTGTACCGTATCAGTTCGAGCCTCCAGCACAGGAACATGAGAGGAATGTGGAGGAAAATAATCATTTTGCTGACAACAACGGCGTATATCGCCTTGGGAACACAGACTG GTGTGAATCATCAGAATGTGGCAACTGTGTGGTGATGAAGAAAGTGGAGGAATGCAACTGCTGCACTGAGTCTACTAAAATCATGGAGAAGCTGAACAGTCGCAG ACCTCTCAAAAACCCTGACAGCATATTACCAGTACCGAGAGGAGCATGGCACTTTCCAGGCTACTCTTGA